The genomic window AGCTTGGCCGTATTCCTGTGCGTGGCGAAGTTGTCTGTGCGCTCGACAGTTTCGACTTTGAAATTGTTGAAGCTGATTCACGGCGCATCAAACAAGTTCGCATCATCAAAACAAAAAATACCGCGAAACGTCGCCGCCGCCGCTCTCAAGAAGCTGAACGCGGCGATAATTCGACCAACGATGAAAAATCGGAACAATAGTATGCTCGCAAGCTTCCGACAAACCGCCAATCGGCTGATTTTATTGCCGAAAAAATGGACCCTTTTGTTGGCGCTCATCATTGGTGCTGTGTCAGCCCTTGGCCAAGCACCGTTTCATTTCTTCCCCTTGCTGTGGATCACCTTTCCTTTTCTCGTGCTTCTGCTTGATGGAGCAGTGCCCTCCATTGAAAGCCGAGGCTTGTCGCGCATCATGCCGGCATTTTGGATTGGATATAGTTTTGGCTTTGGTTATTTCGTCGCAGGCCTTTGGTGGCTGGGTTCGGCATTTTTGGTCAATGCTGAAACCTTTGCTTGGCTCTTACCTTTAGCTGTTATCGGCCTTCCTCTCCTGCTTGCCCTATTCTTTGGATTAGCAACAGCATTCGCTCGGATTTTTTGGCAAGATGGTTGGGGACGCGTCATAATACTCGCAGCAAGCCTTAGCTTTTTTGAATGGCTTAGAGGCACAATCCTAACTGGTTTTCCATGGAATACACTTGGTTACATTTTGGCACCAAACGATGTGATGATGCAGGCAATTTCACTCGTAGGTATCTATGTTTACGGGTTTTTAGCAGTGCTGATTTTTGCAACTCCAGTGCTGATTTTTGACCCGCCTGATGAACGGCCTAACAGCAACAAGACATTCTTCTTTGCCATATCCACTCTTCTTGTCACGTTGATTGGATTTGGCGGGTTGCGATTGTCCGAGGCAAAGGACGAATTTGTCACCGATGTGCAACTGAGAATCATCCAACCAA from Hyphomicrobiales bacterium includes these protein-coding regions:
- a CDS encoding transporter associated domain-containing protein; its protein translation is LGRIPVRGEVVCALDSFDFEIVEADSRRIKQVRIIKTKNTAKRRRRRSQEAERGDNSTNDEKSEQ